The following proteins are co-located in the Thermus thermophilus HB8 genome:
- the hspR gene encoding heat shock protein transcriptional repressor HspR, fused homodimer type, which translates to MDKVVDKDRPVYVISVAAELVEMHPQTLRLYERKGLIKPKRSSGKTRLYSERDIEKLREIRRLTQELGVNLAGVEEIMRLRAELEALQARFEAEVARLKAEIGDRFQELERRALPPPGQTEKPSPKDRPVYVISVAAELVEMHPQTLRLYERKGLIKPKRSSGKTRLYSERDIEKLREIRRLTQELGVNLAGVEEIMRLRAELEALQARFEAEVARLKLLLLEKEKEEALGGG; encoded by the coding sequence ATGGACAAGGTGGTGGACAAGGACCGCCCCGTGTACGTGATCTCGGTGGCGGCGGAGCTTGTGGAGATGCACCCGCAGACGCTTCGGCTTTACGAGCGGAAGGGTTTGATCAAGCCGAAGCGGTCCAGTGGGAAGACGCGGCTTTACTCGGAGCGGGACATTGAGAAGCTCCGGGAGATCCGCCGCCTGACGCAGGAGCTTGGGGTGAACCTGGCGGGGGTGGAGGAGATCATGCGGCTTCGGGCGGAGCTCGAGGCCCTGCAGGCCCGCTTTGAGGCCGAGGTGGCCAGGCTCAAGGCGGAGATCGGGGACCGCTTCCAGGAGCTGGAGCGGAGGGCCCTGCCCCCGCCCGGGCAGACGGAGAAGCCCTCCCCCAAGGACCGCCCCGTGTACGTGATCTCGGTGGCGGCGGAGCTTGTGGAGATGCACCCGCAGACGCTTCGGCTTTACGAGCGGAAGGGTTTGATCAAGCCGAAGCGGTCCAGTGGGAAGACGCGGCTTTACTCGGAGCGGGACATTGAGAAGCTCCGGGAGATCCGCCGCCTGACGCAGGAGCTTGGGGTGAACCTGGCGGGGGTGGAGGAGATCATGCGGCTTCGGGCGGAGCTCGAGGCCCTGCAGGCCCGCTTTGAGGCCGAGGTGGCCAGGCTCAAGCTCCTCCTCTTGGAGAAGGAGAAGGAGGAGGCCTTGGGCGGGGGCTGA
- the hemW gene encoding radical SAM family heme chaperone HemW — translation MASLYVHVPFCPTLCPYCDFHVVRRGPGWVEAYLRRLKEEAQALHERFPKPLRTLYLGGGTPSYLRDRELVALFQSLPWALAEGAEVTLEANPGTLSPGRLRLLQDLGVNRLSLGVQSFQELVLKFLGRAHGRKGALRAVEMALEWGFRVSIDLILGLPMQDVEADLKEAARLGVGHVSAYTLQVEKGTPFALLGLKEDPEREAWAMERAEEVLGETGLFRYEVSNFAREGEEARHNLVYWRAGFWLALGPAATGQYPGEGGAYALRRTAPPLPRWLRGEAPKEEAISPLEHAKESLMLGLRLREGVDVGAVEERTGLALFPLLQGRAVELAQEGLLQVLGKRLLPTPKAFPLLHRVVLALWEAL, via the coding sequence GTGGCTAGCCTCTACGTCCACGTCCCCTTCTGCCCCACCCTCTGCCCCTACTGCGACTTCCACGTGGTCCGCCGGGGGCCGGGGTGGGTGGAGGCCTACCTAAGGCGCCTGAAGGAAGAGGCCCAAGCCCTCCACGAGCGCTTCCCCAAACCCCTACGCACCCTCTACCTGGGCGGGGGGACGCCGAGCTACCTAAGGGACCGGGAGCTTGTGGCCCTCTTCCAAAGCCTTCCCTGGGCGCTCGCCGAGGGCGCCGAGGTGACCCTGGAGGCCAACCCCGGGACCCTCTCCCCTGGCCGCCTCCGGCTCCTCCAAGACCTCGGGGTGAACCGCCTCTCCCTGGGGGTGCAGAGCTTCCAGGAGCTGGTCCTCAAGTTCCTGGGGCGGGCCCACGGGAGGAAGGGGGCGCTTAGGGCGGTGGAGATGGCCCTGGAATGGGGCTTTCGCGTCTCCATAGACCTCATCCTGGGCCTTCCCATGCAGGACGTGGAAGCCGACCTGAAGGAGGCGGCCCGCCTCGGGGTGGGGCACGTCTCCGCCTACACCCTCCAGGTGGAGAAGGGCACCCCCTTCGCCCTCCTGGGCCTAAAGGAAGACCCCGAGCGGGAGGCCTGGGCCATGGAGCGGGCGGAGGAGGTGCTGGGAGAAACGGGGCTTTTCCGGTACGAGGTCTCCAACTTCGCCAGGGAAGGGGAGGAGGCCCGGCACAACCTCGTCTACTGGCGGGCGGGCTTCTGGCTCGCCCTGGGCCCTGCGGCCACGGGGCAGTACCCGGGGGAAGGGGGGGCCTACGCCCTGAGGCGCACGGCCCCGCCCCTTCCCCGCTGGCTCCGAGGGGAGGCCCCGAAGGAGGAGGCCATTTCCCCGCTGGAACACGCCAAGGAAAGCCTCATGCTGGGCCTAAGGCTCCGGGAAGGGGTGGACGTGGGGGCCGTGGAGGAGAGGACGGGGCTCGCCCTCTTCCCCCTCCTCCAAGGGAGGGCGGTGGAGCTCGCCCAAGAAGGCCTCCTCCAGGTCCTGGGGAAAAGGCTTCTTCCCACCCCGAAGGCCTTTCCCCTCCTCCACCGGGTGGTCCTGGCCCTCTGGGAGGCGCTTTAG
- a CDS encoding FAD-linked oxidase C-terminal domain-containing protein, which produces MGFLEELKALLPGRVLTREAELAPYESDALTAYRKRPLAVALPERKEEVIGVVRLCHQYGVPFVARGSGTSLSGGSLPVEGGVVIALNRMNRILRLDPKARIAVVEPGVVNLKVSQEAAPFGLYYAPDPSSQPVSTIGGNVAFNSGGAHCLKYGMTANHVLGLEVVTPTGEVVRLGGESLEGVGPDLHGFFVGTEGLLGVAVEITLRLLPRPEAYHTVLAAYPSLEAAGEAVSRVIRAGLLPGAMEIMDRLSIEAAEKAVRAGYPLVEGLLIVELEGPKEEVAEEALVLERVLRESGALELRVAGSEAERQAIWKGRKAAFSAVGRLSPDYLVQDGVVPRSRLGEALKEIQRLSREYGLRVANVFHAGDGNLHPLVLYDGKKPGELERAEALAGEILRLCVRLGGSLTGEHGIGVEKKGYMPEMFAPEDLLAMEEVKRALDPKGLANRGKVLPEVAGAHA; this is translated from the coding sequence GTGGGCTTCTTGGAGGAACTCAAGGCCCTGCTTCCCGGCCGGGTCCTCACGAGGGAGGCGGAGCTCGCCCCCTACGAGTCCGACGCCCTCACCGCCTACCGCAAAAGGCCCTTGGCGGTGGCCCTCCCGGAGAGGAAGGAGGAGGTCATCGGGGTGGTGCGGCTTTGCCACCAATACGGCGTCCCCTTCGTGGCCCGGGGGAGCGGCACAAGCCTCTCCGGGGGCTCCCTCCCCGTGGAGGGCGGGGTGGTGATCGCCCTGAACCGGATGAACCGGATCCTGAGGCTGGACCCCAAGGCCAGGATCGCCGTGGTGGAGCCCGGGGTGGTGAACCTCAAGGTCTCCCAGGAGGCCGCCCCCTTCGGCCTCTACTACGCCCCGGACCCCTCCAGCCAGCCCGTAAGCACCATCGGGGGAAACGTGGCCTTCAACTCCGGGGGGGCCCACTGCCTGAAGTACGGGATGACGGCGAACCACGTCCTGGGCCTCGAGGTCGTCACCCCCACGGGGGAGGTGGTGCGCTTAGGGGGGGAAAGCCTGGAGGGCGTGGGCCCGGACCTCCACGGCTTCTTCGTGGGGACGGAGGGGCTTTTGGGGGTGGCGGTGGAGATCACCTTGAGGCTTCTCCCCAGGCCCGAGGCCTACCACACCGTCCTCGCCGCCTACCCGAGCCTCGAGGCGGCGGGGGAGGCGGTGAGCCGGGTGATCCGGGCGGGGCTTCTCCCCGGGGCCATGGAGATCATGGACCGCCTGAGCATAGAGGCGGCGGAGAAGGCGGTGAGGGCCGGCTACCCCCTGGTGGAGGGCCTCCTCATCGTGGAGCTGGAGGGCCCTAAGGAGGAGGTGGCCGAGGAGGCCCTGGTCCTGGAAAGGGTCCTCAGGGAAAGCGGCGCCCTGGAGCTCAGGGTGGCGGGCAGCGAGGCCGAGCGCCAGGCCATCTGGAAGGGCCGCAAGGCCGCCTTCAGCGCCGTGGGGAGGCTTTCCCCCGACTACCTGGTCCAAGACGGGGTGGTGCCCCGCTCCCGGCTCGGGGAGGCCTTGAAGGAGATCCAGCGCCTCTCCCGGGAGTACGGCCTGAGGGTGGCCAACGTCTTCCACGCCGGGGACGGGAACCTCCACCCCCTGGTCCTCTACGACGGGAAGAAGCCCGGGGAGCTGGAACGGGCCGAGGCCCTGGCCGGGGAGATCCTGAGGCTTTGCGTGCGCCTGGGAGGGTCCCTCACGGGGGAGCACGGCATCGGGGTGGAGAAGAAGGGCTACATGCCGGAGATGTTCGCCCCGGAGGACCTCCTGGCCATGGAGGAGGTGAAGCGGGCCCTGGACCCCAAGGGCCTCGCCAACCGGGGCAAGGTCCTGCCGGAGGTGGCCGGTGCCCACGCTTAG
- a CDS encoding type II toxin-antitoxin system VapC family toxin gives MVLDTSALLGILFREEGYEELLEQLRRTRPHKVAAPTLAEAGIVLGARLGFERVHLLFELLTELQAEIVPFTERHAREAISAYRRYGRGKHPAGLNFGDCLSYALARVEGEPLLYKGQGFDRTDLAWKPS, from the coding sequence ATGGTGCTGGACACCTCCGCCCTCCTGGGCATTCTCTTCCGGGAAGAAGGGTACGAGGAGCTTCTGGAGCAACTCCGGCGCACCCGCCCCCACAAGGTGGCCGCGCCCACCCTGGCCGAAGCGGGGATCGTCCTGGGCGCCCGGCTGGGCTTTGAGCGGGTGCATCTTCTCTTTGAACTCCTAACCGAGCTCCAGGCCGAGATCGTGCCCTTCACCGAAAGGCATGCCCGGGAGGCCATCTCCGCTTACCGGCGCTACGGGCGGGGCAAGCACCCCGCCGGGCTCAACTTTGGGGACTGCCTGAGCTACGCCCTGGCCCGGGTGGAGGGGGAACCCCTCCTCTACAAGGGCCAGGGCTTTGACCGGACGGACCTGGCGTGGAAGCCCTCCTGA
- a CDS encoding IclR family transcriptional regulator has translation MARPREKPPQAVKTLERGLRVLEALAQAGESPLGPLAERVGLAKSTLYRLLRALAQAGFVEEEGGVYRVGPKAFAVGQAYPKRSLSQAVRPEMEALARETGESVNLAVPLGREALYLDQVEGTKLVRLFTAPGSRAPLHATGVGKVFLAYLGVPEGLSLTPYTPHTLTRLPDLLRELEAVRGRGYALDNEEKELGVRCVAAPVFGASGGVVAALSLSAPASRLSLEEAHRLAPRVVEAARRASLRLGYTGEV, from the coding sequence ATGGCGCGTCCTCGGGAGAAGCCGCCCCAGGCGGTGAAGACCCTGGAGAGGGGGCTTCGGGTCCTCGAGGCCCTGGCCCAGGCGGGGGAAAGCCCCTTGGGCCCCTTGGCCGAACGGGTGGGCCTCGCCAAGAGCACCCTCTACCGCCTCCTCAGGGCCCTGGCCCAGGCGGGCTTCGTGGAGGAGGAGGGCGGGGTCTACCGGGTGGGGCCCAAGGCCTTCGCCGTGGGCCAGGCCTACCCCAAGCGTTCGCTTTCCCAGGCGGTCCGCCCCGAGATGGAGGCCTTGGCGAGGGAGACGGGGGAGAGCGTAAACCTGGCGGTGCCCCTGGGGCGGGAGGCGTTGTACCTGGACCAGGTGGAGGGGACGAAGCTCGTCCGCCTCTTCACCGCCCCCGGCTCCCGGGCCCCCCTCCACGCCACCGGGGTGGGCAAGGTCTTCCTGGCCTATCTGGGGGTGCCCGAGGGGCTTAGCCTCACGCCTTACACCCCCCACACCCTCACCCGGCTTCCCGACCTCCTCCGGGAGCTTGAGGCGGTGCGCGGGCGGGGCTACGCCCTGGACAACGAGGAGAAGGAGCTCGGGGTGCGGTGCGTGGCCGCCCCCGTCTTCGGGGCCTCAGGGGGCGTGGTGGCCGCCCTCTCCCTCTCCGCCCCCGCAAGCCGCCTCTCCCTGGAGGAGGCCCACCGCCTCGCCCCCCGGGTGGTGGAGGCGGCCCGGAGAGCTTCCCTGCGCCTCGGGTACACAGGCGAGGTATAG
- the aceB gene encoding malate synthase A → MKGVEIRKDHPLLKEVLTEEALRFVVALHREFNPVRKALLERRQALWERYKAGEKPDFLQETAFVRGGAWRVAEAPPDLLDRRVEITGPVDRKMIINALNSGAKVFMADFEDALSPTWDNVIRGQKNLYDAVRRQIDFVSPEGKEYKLKEKTATLVVRPRGWHLVEKHVYVDGEPISASLFDFGLYFFHNAHELLRRGSGPYFYLPKLESHLEARLWNEVFNFAQDYLKIPRGTIRATVLIETILAAFEMEEILYELKEHAAGLNAGRWDYIFSCIKKFATTAPIFPDRAQVTMTVPFMKAYTELLVKSCHIHEAHAIGGMAAFIPSRKDPQVNERAFQQVRADKEREASQGFDGTWVAHPDLVPVAMEVFDRYLGDKPHQKHVKREDVHVTAADLLNFHVPEGRVTEAGLRNNISVALQYLNQWLLGNGAAAIFNLMEDAATAEISRAQLWQWVHRGAQLEDGRTITPELYQKVKEEELAKLGGRDKERYREAEEILDKLVLSEEFVEFLTLVAYDYID, encoded by the coding sequence ATGAAGGGCGTGGAGATCCGGAAAGACCACCCCCTCCTGAAGGAGGTCCTGACGGAGGAGGCCCTGAGGTTCGTGGTGGCGCTGCACCGGGAGTTCAACCCGGTGCGCAAGGCCCTCCTGGAGCGGCGTCAAGCGCTTTGGGAGCGGTACAAGGCCGGGGAGAAGCCGGACTTCCTCCAGGAGACCGCCTTCGTCCGGGGCGGGGCGTGGCGGGTGGCCGAGGCCCCGCCTGACCTCCTGGACCGCCGGGTGGAGATCACGGGCCCCGTGGACCGCAAGATGATCATCAACGCCTTGAACTCGGGGGCCAAGGTCTTCATGGCGGACTTTGAGGACGCCCTCTCCCCCACCTGGGACAACGTCATCCGGGGCCAGAAGAACCTCTATGACGCCGTGCGCCGCCAGATTGACTTCGTCTCCCCCGAGGGCAAGGAGTACAAGCTCAAGGAAAAGACGGCCACCCTGGTGGTGCGCCCAAGGGGCTGGCACCTTGTGGAAAAGCACGTCTACGTGGACGGGGAGCCCATCTCGGCGAGCCTCTTTGACTTTGGCCTCTACTTCTTCCACAACGCCCACGAGCTCTTAAGGCGGGGAAGCGGGCCCTACTTCTACCTGCCCAAGCTGGAAAGCCACCTCGAGGCCCGCCTCTGGAACGAGGTCTTCAACTTCGCCCAGGACTACCTGAAGATCCCCCGGGGCACCATCCGGGCCACGGTCCTCATTGAGACCATCCTGGCGGCCTTTGAGATGGAGGAGATCCTCTACGAGCTCAAGGAGCACGCCGCCGGGCTCAACGCGGGGCGCTGGGACTACATCTTCAGCTGCATCAAGAAGTTCGCCACCACCGCCCCCATCTTCCCCGACCGGGCCCAGGTGACGATGACCGTGCCCTTCATGAAGGCCTACACCGAGCTTTTGGTCAAGTCCTGCCACATCCACGAGGCCCACGCCATCGGCGGGATGGCGGCCTTCATCCCAAGCCGCAAGGACCCCCAGGTGAACGAGCGCGCCTTCCAGCAGGTGCGCGCGGACAAGGAACGGGAGGCCTCCCAGGGCTTTGACGGCACCTGGGTGGCCCACCCCGACCTGGTGCCCGTGGCCATGGAGGTCTTTGACCGCTACCTGGGCGACAAGCCCCACCAGAAGCACGTGAAGCGGGAGGACGTCCACGTGACCGCGGCGGACCTCCTGAACTTCCACGTCCCCGAGGGGAGGGTGACGGAGGCGGGGCTTCGCAACAACATCTCCGTGGCCCTCCAGTACCTGAACCAGTGGCTCTTGGGCAACGGGGCCGCGGCCATCTTCAACCTCATGGAGGACGCCGCCACCGCCGAGATCAGCCGGGCCCAGCTCTGGCAGTGGGTGCACCGGGGGGCCCAGCTGGAGGACGGCCGCACCATTACCCCGGAGCTTTACCAAAAGGTCAAGGAGGAGGAGCTCGCCAAGCTCGGCGGCCGGGACAAGGAGCGCTACCGGGAGGCCGAGGAGATCCTGGACAAGCTCGTCCTCTCCGAGGAGTTCGTGGAGTTCCTGACCCTGGTGGCCTACGACTACATTGACTGA
- a CDS encoding HEPN domain-containing protein, giving the protein MPREATDPLAWLVRAKSSLARARAGRISPEVLWEEPCFDAQQAAEKALKALLVALGIPFPKTHDLERLLELIRPRIPVPLELEALVRLNPFAVASRYPGDLPEATEEDWREALALAERAVAWVEEVLKSSRG; this is encoded by the coding sequence ATGCCCCGTGAAGCCACAGATCCCTTGGCTTGGCTCGTCCGGGCCAAGAGCAGTCTGGCCCGGGCCCGAGCCGGGCGAATAAGCCCTGAAGTCCTTTGGGAAGAACCTTGCTTTGACGCGCAACAGGCTGCAGAAAAGGCCCTCAAAGCTCTTCTGGTTGCCTTAGGCATACCTTTTCCCAAGACCCACGACCTGGAAAGGCTCCTGGAGCTGATCCGCCCCCGTATCCCCGTGCCCCTAGAGCTGGAAGCCCTTGTCCGGCTCAACCCCTTTGCCGTCGCCAGCCGCTACCCAGGGGACCTCCCGGAAGCCACGGAAGAGGACTGGAGGGAAGCTCTCGCGCTCGCGGAGCGGGCCGTGGCCTGGGTGGAGGAGGTCTTAAAAAGCAGCCGTGGCTAG
- a CDS encoding FAD-binding protein produces the protein MPTLRPESPEEVQEAVRAYPRLRAQGGGTKPALSTPKEGEVLLDLSRLRGLLAYEPEEFVFTAFAGTPIAEVEEALRAHGQYLPFDPPLAGKGATLGGTVAAGLSGPLRHRYGGLRDFLLGVRFVDGEGKVVRGGGKVVKNAAGFPFHRLMVGALGAFGVMVELSFKVFPRPRTTRTLRVRREGLEEALADLERLRLLPLDLLALDFIPPATLELRLGGFERSVEARLKRLQDLLGEGEVLAEDEAHWEAVRDLGFLEGSPVWVKVPAKPHLIPRLEALPLGPRRYLDGGEVLYAGTTEEGLKALREAGLPHLVLRGAEAPLFPEPQGAFFAGVKKALDPKGRFPLG, from the coding sequence GTGCCCACGCTTAGGCCGGAAAGCCCGGAAGAGGTCCAGGAGGCGGTGCGGGCCTACCCCCGGCTCCGGGCGCAAGGCGGGGGGACGAAGCCCGCCCTCTCCACCCCCAAAGAGGGGGAGGTCCTTTTGGACCTCTCCCGCCTCCGGGGCCTTTTGGCGTACGAGCCCGAGGAGTTCGTCTTCACCGCCTTCGCCGGGACGCCCATCGCCGAGGTGGAGGAGGCCCTAAGGGCCCACGGCCAGTACCTGCCCTTTGACCCGCCCCTCGCGGGGAAGGGGGCCACCCTGGGGGGAACGGTGGCGGCGGGGCTATCCGGCCCCTTGCGCCACCGCTATGGGGGCCTGAGGGACTTCCTCCTCGGGGTGCGCTTCGTGGACGGGGAGGGGAAGGTGGTGCGGGGCGGGGGCAAGGTGGTGAAGAACGCCGCGGGCTTCCCCTTCCACCGCCTCATGGTGGGCGCCCTGGGGGCCTTCGGGGTCATGGTGGAGCTTTCCTTCAAGGTCTTCCCCAGGCCCCGGACCACGCGCACCCTCAGGGTGCGGCGGGAAGGCCTGGAGGAGGCCCTCGCCGACCTGGAAAGGCTTAGGCTTCTCCCCTTAGACCTCCTCGCCCTGGACTTCATTCCCCCCGCCACCTTGGAGCTTCGCCTCGGAGGGTTTGAAAGAAGCGTGGAGGCCCGCCTCAAGCGCCTCCAAGACCTCCTCGGGGAGGGGGAGGTTCTGGCGGAGGACGAGGCCCACTGGGAGGCGGTGCGGGACCTCGGCTTTTTGGAGGGAAGCCCCGTCTGGGTCAAGGTTCCCGCCAAGCCCCACCTCATCCCCCGCCTCGAGGCCCTCCCCCTGGGCCCAAGGCGCTACCTGGACGGCGGGGAGGTGCTCTACGCCGGAACCACGGAGGAGGGCCTAAAGGCGCTAAGGGAGGCGGGGCTTCCCCACCTGGTGCTAAGGGGGGCGGAAGCGCCCCTCTTCCCCGAGCCCCAAGGGGCCTTCTTCGCCGGGGTCAAGAAGGCCCTGGACCCCAAAGGCCGCTTTCCCTTAGGGTGA
- a CDS encoding type II toxin-antitoxin system VapB family antitoxin, whose translation MALTIRNKEVERLAEEVARLAGETKTEAVRKALEMRLRELQRKRSFDRVIRFLEEEVWPQIPPELLGKGLSKEEEEEILGYGKEGY comes from the coding sequence ATGGCCCTCACCATTCGCAACAAGGAGGTGGAGCGCCTGGCGGAGGAGGTGGCCCGCCTCGCCGGAGAAACCAAGACGGAGGCCGTAAGGAAGGCCCTGGAGATGCGCCTTAGGGAACTCCAGAGGAAGCGGAGCTTTGACCGGGTGATCCGCTTCCTGGAGGAGGAGGTCTGGCCCCAGATCCCGCCGGAGCTTTTGGGGAAGGGGCTCTCCAAGGAAGAGGAGGAAGAAATCCTGGGGTACGGCAAGGAGGGGTACTGA
- a CDS encoding nucleotidyltransferase domain-containing protein produces the protein MEYPELAPVLEAILKTVPAQKVILFGSRARGEARPESDYDLLVVVPPEYKTMRVWKDLYLAVSKAKRGFSLDLLLATAEDLEKYRDAWATLYPKVLREGRVLYAP, from the coding sequence GTGGAGTACCCGGAGCTTGCCCCGGTCCTCGAGGCCATCCTCAAGACCGTCCCGGCGCAAAAGGTCATCCTCTTCGGCAGCCGGGCGCGGGGGGAAGCTCGCCCAGAGAGCGACTACGACCTCCTCGTGGTGGTGCCTCCCGAGTACAAGACCATGCGGGTGTGGAAGGACCTCTACCTGGCGGTGAGCAAGGCCAAACGGGGCTTCAGTCTGGACCTCCTGCTGGCCACCGCGGAGGACCTGGAAAAGTACCGGGATGCCTGGGCCACCCTTTACCCCAAGGTCCTGAGGGAAGGCCGGGTGCTCTATGCCCCGTGA
- the glcF gene encoding glycolate oxidase subunit GlcF, with protein sequence MQHQIPVEKLGKEGEVMAHAVEACVHCGFCLPTCPTYVVLQEEMDSPRGRIFLMKEVLEGNLGLEEALPYLDRCLACQACVTACPSGVPYGELIATFRLWSEEKRHRFPLERVFRLGLLRTLPYPERFRPLAKLGAGLKPLLRPLPLPKPLKAPLALLPDRLPEEAPYGEVYPAKGERRARVGLLLGCAQRVLRPSINQATIRVLQENGVEVVAVPEQACCGALNLHAGDKEGARALARKNLKAFRDVDYVVTNAAGCGSGMKEYPLLFRGEPEEEEARALAAKVKDLSVLLDELGFTPPPPPRRPLRVAYHDACHLAHAQGVREAPRRLLQAAGLEVLEPREWELCCGSAGTYNLFQPEIAEALGRRKAENLKATGADLVATGNIGCLTQIQAYLDLPVLHTAELLALLYEGKDPLA encoded by the coding sequence ATGCAACACCAAATCCCCGTAGAAAAGCTGGGCAAGGAGGGGGAGGTGATGGCCCACGCCGTTGAGGCCTGCGTCCACTGCGGCTTCTGCCTCCCCACCTGCCCCACCTACGTGGTCCTCCAGGAGGAGATGGACTCCCCCAGGGGACGGATCTTCCTCATGAAGGAGGTCTTGGAGGGGAACCTGGGGTTGGAAGAAGCCCTCCCCTACCTGGACCGCTGCCTCGCCTGCCAGGCCTGCGTCACCGCCTGCCCAAGCGGCGTCCCCTACGGCGAGCTCATCGCCACCTTCCGCCTGTGGAGCGAGGAAAAGCGGCACCGCTTCCCCTTGGAAAGGGTCTTCCGCCTGGGCCTCCTCCGCACCCTCCCCTACCCGGAGCGCTTCCGGCCCCTGGCGAAGCTCGGCGCGGGCCTGAAGCCCCTCCTCAGGCCCCTTCCCCTTCCCAAGCCCCTGAAGGCCCCCCTCGCCCTCCTCCCGGACCGCCTTCCCGAGGAGGCCCCCTACGGGGAGGTCTACCCCGCCAAGGGGGAGAGGCGGGCGCGGGTGGGGCTCCTTCTGGGGTGCGCCCAGAGGGTCTTGAGGCCTTCCATCAACCAGGCCACCATCCGGGTCCTCCAGGAAAACGGGGTGGAGGTGGTGGCGGTGCCGGAGCAGGCCTGCTGCGGCGCCCTCAACCTCCACGCCGGGGACAAGGAGGGGGCGCGGGCCCTCGCCCGGAAGAACCTGAAGGCCTTCCGGGACGTGGACTACGTGGTCACCAACGCCGCCGGGTGCGGCTCGGGGATGAAGGAGTACCCCCTCCTCTTCCGGGGGGAGCCCGAGGAGGAGGAGGCCCGGGCCCTCGCCGCCAAGGTGAAGGACTTGAGCGTCCTCCTGGACGAGCTGGGCTTCACCCCGCCCCCACCCCCCAGGCGCCCCTTGCGGGTGGCCTACCACGACGCCTGCCACCTGGCCCACGCCCAGGGGGTGAGGGAGGCCCCAAGAAGGCTTCTCCAGGCGGCGGGCCTCGAGGTCTTGGAACCCAGGGAGTGGGAGCTCTGCTGCGGCTCCGCCGGGACCTACAACCTCTTCCAGCCGGAGATCGCCGAGGCCCTGGGAAGGAGGAAGGCGGAAAACCTCAAGGCCACGGGGGCGGACCTCGTGGCCACGGGGAACATCGGCTGCCTCACCCAGATCCAGGCCTACCTGGACCTCCCCGTGCTTCACACCGCCGAGCTTCTGGCCCTCCTCTACGAGGGAAAGGACCCTCTGGCTTGA
- a CDS encoding glycerate kinase type-2 family protein yields the protein MEALLKEAFLEALKATDPYRLTAKHLPPWRPDLVLAVGKAAAPMLQAALDRYGEVPYHLTLPKGQKAPGLKAVFARHPVPDEESVRAAEEVLGLLQGLSPRARVLALLSGGGSALWCAPLGISLEEKRALTEALLKSGASIHEMNAVRKHLSQIKGGRALLATRAKVHVLLLSDVPGDDPSVIASGPFHPDPTTYAEALALLDRYGLAFPGARAVLRQGVEGRLPETLKPQDPALRRLAWRLVGTNLHLLRAAQRFLRARGFRAAVLSDRFGGEARALARFHAELIEAIRAHGVPFRKPLFLLSGGEAQVRVVGRGRGGRNLEFLLALYAHLKTPLYALAADSDGLDGNSGAAGALLTPAVWEKGLDPRPFLEENDSLGFFQEAGTLLKTGPTGTNLNDFRLLLVD from the coding sequence GTGGAAGCCCTCCTGAAGGAAGCCTTCCTCGAGGCCCTGAAGGCCACGGACCCCTACCGCCTCACGGCAAAACACCTCCCCCCTTGGCGGCCGGACCTCGTCCTGGCGGTGGGGAAGGCGGCGGCCCCCATGCTCCAGGCCGCCCTGGACCGCTACGGAGAGGTCCCCTACCACCTCACCCTGCCCAAGGGGCAAAAGGCCCCTGGGCTCAAGGCGGTCTTCGCCCGCCACCCCGTCCCCGACGAGGAGAGCGTCCGGGCGGCCGAGGAGGTCCTCGGCCTCCTCCAGGGCCTTTCCCCGAGGGCACGGGTCTTGGCCCTCCTCTCGGGCGGGGGAAGCGCCCTGTGGTGCGCCCCTTTGGGGATCTCCCTGGAGGAGAAGCGGGCCCTCACCGAGGCCCTCCTCAAAAGCGGGGCGAGCATCCACGAGATGAACGCCGTGCGCAAGCACCTCTCCCAGATCAAAGGGGGAAGAGCCCTCCTCGCCACCAGGGCGAAGGTCCACGTCCTCCTCCTCTCCGACGTGCCGGGGGACGACCCCTCGGTCATCGCCTCGGGCCCCTTCCACCCGGACCCCACCACCTACGCCGAGGCCCTCGCCCTGTTGGACCGCTACGGCCTCGCCTTCCCCGGGGCCCGGGCCGTCCTCCGGCAGGGGGTGGAAGGGCGCCTCCCCGAGACCCTAAAGCCCCAAGACCCCGCCCTAAGGCGCCTCGCCTGGCGCCTCGTGGGGACGAACCTCCACCTCCTCCGGGCGGCGCAAAGGTTCTTGCGGGCCCGGGGTTTCCGGGCGGCGGTCCTCTCCGACCGCTTCGGGGGGGAGGCGAGGGCCCTCGCCCGCTTCCACGCCGAGCTCATAGAGGCCATCCGCGCCCACGGGGTGCCTTTTAGGAAGCCCCTCTTCCTCCTCTCCGGAGGGGAGGCCCAGGTGCGGGTGGTGGGAAGGGGAAGGGGCGGGCGGAACCTGGAGTTCCTCCTCGCCCTCTACGCCCACCTCAAAACCCCCCTCTACGCCCTCGCCGCAGACTCCGACGGCCTGGACGGAAATAGCGGCGCCGCCGGGGCCCTCCTCACCCCGGCGGTGTGGGAAAAGGGCCTAGACCCCAGGCCCTTCCTGGAGGAAAACGACAGCCTCGGCTTCTTCCAGGAGGCGGGAACCCTTCTTAAAACCGGCCCCACGGGGACCAACCTCAACGACTTCCGCCTCCTCCTTGTAGACTGA